CTACTAATACATATCGCTTTTTGCCCATCTTCATCTGCCTCCCACTATGTTGAACTTCATTCACACACAGCTTAACAAAACAGGCGCTACCAATCGCCGCAAATGATGCCTTTTTTACAAACCCCGCATATTTTGTCGTGTTATACTCCTTTTATGAGTAACGCTTACATATAACATCATGGTGTGTGACTGTACGAATATATCAATGATTTGAATCTGCGAAGGCGTATATAGAGACAGCTACATGCCAGACTATTATGTATGTTTGGAGGGTAACTATAATGACGATACACATTCCAGCTCTAGAGCAGCAAAGTAATCTTACCGATACACAGATGCCAGATGATCTGGTCGCAGAATATGCGGCACGACAGCATTACTTTGCGATGAGTGGAGAACATTTGCATCCTCATTATGAGCTGTATCTTTTGTTAGCAGGAGAACGGCAATATTTTATCCGCGATCAAGTATATGCTGTGCATGCGGGTGATATTGTGTTCATTGGCAAGCATGAGCTACATCGTACCTTGCCCGGTGAGTTGCCAGAGCATGAGCGGATTGTGCTGTATTTTAATGATCATTTTGCTGCTAAACGACTAGGTAATCATGCGGAATGGTTGTTATCGTTATTTCAGCAACATGATCCAGTGTATCGAGTTCATTCGCGTGATCCTGCCATTCCTCTCATCGTTCAGCAGCTGGTACGTGAATTAAAAGTCCAAGAACAAGGCTATATGCTAATGGTTGAGCAGCTGGTTATTCAATTGCTACTGCATTGTGCGAGGCAGCCGTCCGATCAAACAAAACGTATAGATATAGCTACACGATCCGCCGTGCAGCAGCAAATGTCGTCGGTAGCACGTCATATTCGCGAGCATTATGCCGAGCCACTTCCACTTC
The window above is part of the Paenibacillus sp. JQZ6Y-1 genome. Proteins encoded here:
- a CDS encoding AraC family transcriptional regulator, which gives rise to MTIHIPALEQQSNLTDTQMPDDLVAEYAARQHYFAMSGEHLHPHYELYLLLAGERQYFIRDQVYAVHAGDIVFIGKHELHRTLPGELPEHERIVLYFNDHFAAKRLGNHAEWLLSLFQQHDPVYRVHSRDPAIPLIVQQLVRELKVQEQGYMLMVEQLVIQLLLHCARQPSDQTKRIDIATRSAVQQQMSSVARHIREHYAEPLPLQQLADQFHLSPAHLSRMFKRTTGFPITEYINTIRVQKARELLQHTDMKIIDVSAAAGFGNVSHFGKVFKQLCHMNPRQYRQTAYKKQALPQQ